One window of the Buchnera aphidicola (Meitanaphis flavogallis) genome contains the following:
- a CDS encoding TusE/DsrC/DsvC family sulfur relay protein translates to MKKKSKKYTYWNEKIAQNIAKNESIDMTKDHWEVIYAMRDFYFKFNLTPSIIMLMKFLKKRGLKKINTCYLFKLFPMSPVKQASKIAGIPEPSNCL, encoded by the coding sequence ATGAAAAAAAAATCTAAAAAATACACATATTGGAATGAAAAAATAGCCCAAAATATCGCTAAAAATGAATCTATTGACATGACTAAAGATCATTGGGAAGTGATATACGCTATGAGAGATTTTTATTTTAAATTTAATTTAACTCCATCTATAATAATGTTAATGAAATTTCTAAAAAAAAGAGGATTAAAAAAAATAAATACCTGTTACTTATTTAAATTATTTCCTATGAGTCCAGTTAAACAAGCAAGTAAAATAGCAGGAATTCCAGAACCATCTAACTGCCTTTGA
- the cyoE gene encoding heme o synthase gives MIIRFLGLLKPKIIVGNLISSLGGFFLASKGNINYYLLLLNLMSVSFVIGSSCIFNNVIDYKLDKLMNRTKNRILVTTTHIYNFAIFFAIFIGMLGLFIFGWFINVLCMVLAFLGLIIYVVFYSFFLKKRSIYSTIIGSISGAIPPVLGYCSVTNHIDWCAINLFVILFLWQIPHSYAIFIMHLDDYKNASIPIFPVVQSLSITRMHMNIFILFFLVFSCLLTVTNCTGYKFFFILLIFSTVWFYIAIKKYYHDNYITFSKSVFYCSIIIMLVMNIMMSIDFVR, from the coding sequence ATGATAATACGTTTTTTAGGGCTTTTAAAACCGAAAATAATAGTAGGTAATTTAATATCTTCGTTAGGCGGTTTTTTTTTGGCTTCAAAGGGTAATATTAACTATTATTTATTATTATTGAATTTAATGAGTGTATCTTTTGTTATTGGATCTTCTTGTATTTTTAATAATGTTATTGATTATAAATTAGATAAACTCATGAATAGGACTAAAAATAGAATTTTAGTTACTACTACTCATATTTATAATTTTGCAATATTTTTTGCGATATTTATAGGAATGTTAGGATTATTTATTTTTGGATGGTTTATTAATGTATTATGTATGGTACTTGCTTTTTTAGGATTAATTATTTATGTAGTATTTTATAGTTTTTTTTTAAAAAAACGATCAATATATTCAACTATTATTGGTAGTATATCTGGTGCTATTCCTCCTGTTTTAGGTTATTGTTCTGTTACAAATCATATAGATTGGTGTGCTATTAATTTATTTGTCATTTTGTTTTTGTGGCAGATACCTCATTCTTATGCAATTTTTATAATGCATTTAGATGATTACAAAAATGCTAGTATACCAATATTTCCTGTCGTACAATCCTTGTCTATTACTCGTATGCACATGAACATATTTATATTATTTTTTTTAGTTTTTTCATGTCTTTTAACAGTGACAAATTGTACGGGATACAAGTTTTTTTTTATTTTATTGATTTTTTCTACAGTATGGTTTTATATTGCTATAAAAAAATATTATCATGATAATTATATTACTTTTTCAAAAAGTGTTTTTTATTGTTCCATTATCATTATGTTAGTCATGAACATTATGATGTCAATTGATTTTGTTCGTTAG
- the cyoC gene encoding cytochrome o ubiquinol oxidase subunit III: protein MTVSNITNRKKNIRKLSMSILRSNKLFGFWLYLMNDCIIFATLFAVYIVMKNNIAHGPSGKDIFYLPLVMVESLLLLFSSFSYSFIFIEIEKYNKNKVIFWFSITFLLGLIFLVLETLEFYNLVHRGYGPSCSGFLSAFFVLLSTHGIHVVSALLWIIVMIQQVIKFGITYEVYMRIFCLSLFWHFLDIIWVFVFSIVYLIGVIL, encoded by the coding sequence ATGACAGTGAGTAATATAACAAATAGAAAAAAAAATATAAGAAAGTTAAGTATGAGCATTTTGCGGTCTAATAAATTATTTGGTTTTTGGTTGTATTTGATGAATGATTGTATTATTTTTGCTACATTATTTGCTGTGTATATAGTTATGAAAAACAATATAGCTCATGGCCCATCTGGAAAAGATATTTTTTATCTTCCATTAGTGATGGTAGAGAGTTTGTTATTGTTATTTAGTTCTTTTTCTTATAGTTTTATTTTTATAGAAATAGAAAAATATAATAAAAACAAAGTTATATTTTGGTTTAGTATAACTTTTCTATTAGGTTTAATATTTTTAGTTCTAGAAACGTTGGAATTTTATAATTTAGTACATCGAGGATATGGTCCATCTTGTAGTGGTTTTTTATCTGCTTTTTTTGTTTTGCTGTCTACTCATGGTATTCATGTGGTTTCAGCTTTATTGTGGATTATAGTAATGATCCAACAAGTAATAAAATTTGGAATTACGTATGAAGTATACATGAGAATCTTTTGTTTAAGTTTATTTTGGCATTTTTTGGACATAATATGGGTATTTGTTTTTTCTATAGTTTATTTAATTGGGGTAATATTATGA